Within the Setaria viridis chromosome 3, Setaria_viridis_v4.0, whole genome shotgun sequence genome, the region AGCTAGAGGATGACATGTGAACCCGTGCCACGTCGGTTCAAAATCGCTGCCATATCAGCACCACGTTGGTGAAAATCGGGTGAAATCAGATGGGGGAGGTCACGTGTCCGGTTTCAGGAGTAGTAGGAGGAGTGTGAATTGCTCTTGGTATTTGCTCGaaagagaagaaacaaaaacttGTACAATTTACATATAATAATAAAGGGGAAAAATATCTCAGTTTACTGATTGTTAAAAGATGCCTCTTCTCgagacaaaagaaaagaaaaatgtccCGTGCAATTTGGGAGTAAAACGATCTCTTGATGTAAGTGGTGCAGTAGGCTGTAGGCAGCTTGTCACTCCCTTGCCTTCAGAAGTTTCAGAGTCTGCGCCTAGCACGCTGCTTCTGTACCTATGGTCCTCGAACTGTATAAAAAGTTCAGACTGGTTATACCAAGCACATTTTTCATCGGTTAAGTAACAAATTTCCTTGATCACGATTGTTCGCGTTTGATCATCTGTCCATGCTCAGATCGATCCCGATGTTCATCCCGTTGTACGCGATCGGGGCATACATCCACATGTCGTCCGAGCTCAGGAGCTGCAGattcagaaaaaggaaaatgtcAGTGGAATGTCGTCATTGCGCTACAACATGGATGGCGCCAACACTATCAGAAAAATCTGCAAATCCTCACCCTGATCTGAAGCTGCAGGAACTTCACATAGTGGACTGCCTCCTCAAGCATGGTGCTGATATCTACTTTGGTCCCGTTGGGCACCAGGTTCTGCAGAATCTTCAGCCTCTCGTTGATCCTTTCCCTCCTTTTCTGCATAACCAAAGAACAGCAACAGTACTGTCAGATTCAGTTATGAAGAGGAGTGACATTTTCATGAACAGATTAGGATGATCATATATAGTACCCTTGCATAGATGCTCTGGGGTTCAGTTGTCGCACCGCGGCCTGCCCGAGCCTTGCCTTTCGGAAGAGCATCAGCATCTAAAGACTCCAGAGAGGCATTCGAGTCACTGTCAGAAGTGCAGCAGCTTGTTGGGCTCCTACTTGCATCCTCATCTCTACTCTGTTTGGCCCTCTTCGTTCGTTTAGTTTGAACTTTCCGTGCGCATTTCCGGCCCTGCATTTATCCCATTTTATTAAGCACTTACGTAAGTAACATGAGGTTTCTAGCCATAATATTGATGCTAGAAAGGATAATCACGAAGACTTACTCTTGTTTGGCCATCGAGTTCTTCAGCCAAGTGCTTTCTCTTGTTGGTAGCACTTACTGAGTCGAGCATACTCATGTTTGGAACATCCAGATCCTCGCAGCTCCGGTCACCATTCCCATAAAAATTAGGGGAATGGTTTGAGAACATGTTGACAAACTCAGTTGCACCGTACTCCTGGACCGAGCCCAGGTCATCAGGTGCAATGCAGGAGCTGATCCCGAGGGCTTCATTGGAGTTGCTCAAATAGTAGCCCTCATATGCAGGTTGGACAGCAAGACTACTTCCAATGTTGTCACTGTATGCATTGGAAGCTTGATCGGACCAAGGCAGATCTTGGTGGCCTtcctcaccatgggaggggAAGCCACCTAGCAGCTGGGCCATTACCTCTGACTCCTCTCCATGCGACAGAAAGTCGAACTCAGTCCAACCGACCTCAGTGATCAACCCTCCAGCCTCCATTGTGATGTGCAATGGGGACTTAGAGGTCAGAGGTGATTGTGTAGTGTTTTTGTGTGTCTGAGATGTTTGCTGGATGAAGACCAATGCACAACTGTGCAGGTGCTTTTATGCTGTTCAGGAACAAGAATTCAGAAAGGTTGCTGGGCTGGGCATCATCTTCAAAATTAAAAAATGTGACTCTGATTAAAGAAATGGCAGTCCACGCTTGGGACGAAGTTTATGGCTATAAGTTAACGATTAAAATCAACCAAAGTATATCCTGGAGACGTGAAGGTTACAAGATCAGAAAACTTCAACTGCTAGTTGGTAGACAAGACAGTGACTTATCCGGGATTACAGTGCCGTGGCCTGTCTGAGAAGAAGGTTCCATGATTGGGGACACTTCACTAATCATTGGTTTAtcaaggggagggagaggaagtctATGGTGAGACAGGGTTTACCTCAGAAAATAGAATAGAATAGAATAAAAGAGTGTAATGCTGGTTAGAGAGATAGAATAAAGAAAACTGGAGATGCAAAGAGAGGCCTGCACGAACATGGTGGAGGGAATCTGAACATTCTTTAGAAACTGAAGGAGATATGCCAACGCCTCTGCTGATATTGAGGAATGATGCATTCTTCAATGTAGAATGTACTGGTGTTCTTCTGCATAACTCCAAAAGCCTAAATGATTTTCCGTACTTGTACATGGAAAAAAGACTCCAGAGTAAGCTAAATTTGAAACACAGGAACTATGTAATCCAGTGAAATTTTCTGAACTAAACTTAGATAGCAATTGGTCCGTGCCTACAGCCTCATACAAGGAAGTTCTTAATGCAATTTAGACCACAGCAGTTTACAGGAAAAAGATTGAACAAATGCAAAAGGTTCAACAGATGGTGTATAAAATGCTACCTTTGTGAAGGTCAACCAAGGCACCAGCTGCAACAAGAATACCAAAGGCCTTCAGAAAACTCAGTTGGATTTTAAATTCAGATTATGGCACATTTTGCGATTCGATGAGCATGTGCACCATCAAAATGGAAACCACAATGTAGGTCTCCACATAAGGTGTCAGGTTTCCGCAATGCCAGACAAATCTGAATCTGCTGGAGATCTGCTGCTGATATCCTTGTCAGCAGGAAGTGATCTGCACCCATCTAGCAATTAAGAGCTGCACATGACTCAGATCCACCACAATGTACAAATCAGTTGTACTTCTGGCATGTCCTCAAAAGGGACTTCTTGCCTCTCTTTGTCAAACAGAAACAGCTAAGATTCTGGCAAGGAAAATGATTTAAGGGAACAAGATGAGGTTTGTTTATGGTCTGTGATTCTTAACCTTTAGCTGTACGAAAGAAGCGATGATGCCTCCGATGTTATGCGGCCAAACTGCACGAGTATGCATTATAGAATACATAAACAAACCAACAATATATCAATACTAGAATCAAAACAAAGAACATAATATATGATGATTGCCAAGTAAACACTTATGTTTATTTTCTGACTTACACAACGTCCAACTTCAAAGTATGGGAAAGCCAAATTGCTTGTGCGATCGCCTCCTTTGGAGATCCTAAAAGATATTCTCTTCATAGCATTTCTTAGCTTGTAAACTAAGTGCAGAAACTGGCACCAATAAATTATGCCAGCTGATGGCGTTGCTTTGTTGTGTTTTTCAGAAGAACAGCTACATTTTAACATGAGTACGTTTGCTTTCACAATTAACTATATCTTGAGTTAAGATATTTCATGCATTCTTTTCTCAAAGAAATTTTTTCTCGAATGGTTTTTCTCAAGAAATAGGAGTACCATGATCGCAACATTACTTATATTCAAAATATGAAATACAACAGGGCAGTAGTTTTGACAAACAATGAAgaaagtaaataaataaaaaacaaacacaTGAAATTGAATATATTTGAATAGCTTGCGAATAGTTAGTCTCCATCTCTACAGTCACACACTGCAGTGAATTCTAACAAAGGAATTGTGGGAAGGCAGTTGTACACCATAACAATATTAAATGGTCACCATTGTTACTAACCTTGGTTGAGACAAGAATTGAGATGCTGCTGTCCATTAGGGATGATGGCTATATAGGCCatgtttggcatgactccaactctgggtggagctgctccactccagaactccaggtggagccagctctaagtggagttggagctatctgacgagggtgtttggctgggagagtatctccagctccagaaaagaggagtttgagggtagattgccATTCTTGCCCCTAGTTCGACTTGAACTACTTCTCACAAATATGAAATGAAAGTACATGCAGtgaagtccaaaataataataaattacatgtcATTTGCCTAGAACCAAAATTACGAAATAAGTTCATAGTTCCATAGCAATAGTCTTCTTTATAGGATCCCAACCAGTCCTTGTTTGCCTCAGCATTAGTTTCTTTCATGCATTGAAATCTTCCTTCAActtgtcccatttgttcttgGTAGCCACAATTCCAGTCCTTTCTTTGAACCCTTTCTCAACCCCAGCATAACCAAGTGCATTCAAGTATGTGTTTGGTTGATTTCCTTTTCCAACTTGTTTGGCAAACAACATACACAACACTCGAGTGTTCTCCGAGTTCCAATCAATTTCAGACATCTATCGAACTCACAAATTTCATATTAGAAGGCAAGTTACCTAATTTCTGTTAACCAATGTGTACAAATCAAACCAAGTTACCTAATTTTAGTTACCTAATGTATACGAATCCTAACCAAATTACCTAATTACAGTTACCAATCAAACCAAGTTACTGCATACATGTTGCTGCATACATGTTACTGCATACATGTAAACACAAACCAAGCTGCTGAAAACAAATAAATGGTGGCATCTTCACTGTTGCGATGACTTTAATCCACACGCACATACTTGATAGGGGATGGCCGGTTCACATTTCACACTAGAAAAATTTCAAGCATTGCAAGTAGTTCCCTTGTTGGATTTGTAGTATACCATACCTTGTgaacggcggccggcgggggatcTCCTCCGGACGGTTGTTGGCAGGCCTCTACGGCCATCAGTGGGGGGCTGCAGCCAGTGTCGGAGCTTGtgcagcaggcggcggccggcggcgggcctcgaCTAGTGGGGGATCTCCTCCGGATGGCTGTTGGCGGGCCTCTGTGGCCGTCGGCGGGGGGCTGCGGTCGGCGTCGGAGCTTGTGTGGTAGGTGGCGGCCAACGGCGGGCCTCGTGCGGCACGTGGCGGGAGGTGGAGCTAGGCGGCCGGGTAGGGCTAGGAGACCGGCGGTGAGCCtagggcagccggcggcgggggtggactACGGCCGCTGGTCGGGCTGGCGGTAGTCCAAACCCTAACAGCGGTCGGTCTCGCAAGAATAGAGTCAGGACGGAGAAAATGGGAGGCACGAGACGGAGAAAATGGGAGGCGCAGGGGAGTCTTGGAGAATAGAAGAGAAACGTTTTTTTATGTAAatagtggtattggtgggtagtTACCCACCACCTCcatgaggaggttcaaaagagagggtTTTGGAGcaacaaaagaggtgctccaaaactccacctccatttgcaccacagctccatggagttttggagctggggtgtttggctagattttttggtggagttgctggagttcaggagtggagccatgccataTAGGCCCATAGAGTCCTCATGAGCCATATGGGCCTGTAATATGTATGGGCCTTAATATACTTAACACCCCCCATCAAACTCAAGGTGGAAGTGGACGATCTGAAGCATTGAGTTTGAGTAAGTGAAGTCGATGTTGCTCTCGAGTTTGTGCTTTGGTGAAAAAATCTGCCACTTGCAGCTCCGAGAGCACATACTGAAGAGCAATAGTTTTCTGCAAACAATGAGACCGAGTAAATGAGGCATCAACTCCGATATGCTTTGTAACCTCATGCTTCACAGGATCATTGGCAATCTTTATGGCTCCAGTGTTGTCACAAAGAATGGGTGCAGGGCCATCACAAGAAATACCAAAGTTAGACAACAACCATCGAAGCCATATAATTTCTGAAGTTGTAGTGGCAAGTGCTTGAAGTTCTGACTCTGTATTGAATCGAGATACAGCTGCCTGCTTCTTGGACTTCCACGCAAGAGGAGAAGATCCAAGAAGGATACAATATCTTGTGACGGAACAACGATCTATTGGATTACTCGCCCAAGTGGAGTCCAAGTAAGCATGAAGCCGAAGCAGACTATGATGAGCATAAAACAAGCACTGGGATGATGTCCCTCTTAAGTATCTCAACACATGAAGCAAGTGTCCAAAGTGAATAGAAGTAGGAGCACTCACAAATTGACTCAAGATATGAACTGCATGTGCAATATCAGGTCTTATAACGGTGAGATAAACAAGGCTACCCACAATATGCCGATATTGAGAGGGATCCTCAAGGAGTGTACCATTAGTAGGATGAAGCTGCAAGTGAAAATCCATAGGTGTTGCAGTCGTCCTAGTGTCAGAAATTCTAGAACGAGCAATAAGATCTTGTGT harbors:
- the LOC117850733 gene encoding uncharacterized protein, whose translation is MEAGGLITEVGWTEFDFLSHGEESEVMAQLLGGFPSHGEEGHQDLPWSDQASNAYSDNIGSSLAVQPAYEGYYLSNSNEALGISSCIAPDDLGSVQEYGATEFVNMFSNHSPNFYGNGDRSCEDLDVPNMSMLDSVSATNKRKHLAEELDGQTRGRKCARKVQTKRTKRAKQSRDEDASRSPTSCCTSDSDSNASLESLDADALPKGKARAGRGATTEPQSIYARKRRERINERLKILQNLVPNGTKVDISTMLEEAVHYVKFLQLQIRLLSSDDMWMYAPIAYNGMNIGIDLSMDR